A stretch of Arachis hypogaea cultivar Tifrunner chromosome 15, arahy.Tifrunner.gnm2.J5K5, whole genome shotgun sequence DNA encodes these proteins:
- the LOC112750622 gene encoding ABC transporter A family member 2, producing the protein MEVTSGLALLFQQFSALLRKNLLLSWRNRKATLLQVLSPLFFMFLIFAIDKAIKAQYSNTTYYKSVPEPPLRPSPSIPPCENKFFVKLPCYDFVWSGDRNPRIRTIVEAIMNNNPGRTIPPSKVKSFSDKAAVDEWLLNNPMHCPGALHFVERSKTIISYGLQTNSTYVQKRGKYEDPTFAFQLPLQLAAEREIARNLIGDSNFSWNVFLREFAHPATAPFSTVSSVGPTFFLAIAMFNFVLQMSSLVTEKELKLRQAMTMMGLYDSAYWLSWLIWEAFITLLSSLLVVLFGMMFQFRFFLKNDFLVVFFVFFLFELSMTGLAFMLSAFISKSSSATTVGFSIFIVGFVTQLVTQAGFPYSDSISKTFRIIWSFFPPNPFAQALYILSEAVSTSEVHGIRWSKRGQCGPDDEDCVITINDIYQWLLATFVLWFVLAIYFDNIIPNASGVRKSMLYFLNPNYWMGRGGQNVKEGGVCSCCIVSVPRQEHVTPDDQDVLEEQNTVKRQITEGVVDANVAVQIRGLAKTYPGACNIGCCCKCKRTKPYNAVKDLWVNFERDQLFCLLGPNGAGKTTVINCLTGITPATDGDALIYGHSIRSSTGMSNIQKLIGVCPQFDILWDALSGEEHLQLFATIKGLTPSSINSITQTSLAEVRLTDSAKVRAGSYSGGMKRRLSVAISLIGDPKLVVLDEPTTGMDPITRRHVWDIIENAKRGRAIVLTTHSMEEADILSDRIGIMAKGKLRCIGTAIRLKSRFGTGFIANISFYGNNVESRTDNRDAVSTVHQEAVKQFFKNHLDVVPKEENNNFITFVIPHDKEGLLTNFFAELQDREEEFGISDIQLGLTTLEEVFLNIAKQAELESAAADGTLVTLTLTSGESLQIPIGARFVGIPETESEEYPTGVMVEVYWEQDESGALCISGHSQKVPVPSGVRLSSSASARHRRNSRRPGSVHGVIIDPSQVSSVRFQ; encoded by the exons ATGGAAGTGACGAGCGGTTTGGCACTGCTCTTTCAGCAATTCAGCGCTCTCTTACGGAAGAACCTTCTGCTGTCATGGCGAAACAGGAAGGCGACGCTGCTTCAGGTTCTGTCACCACTCTTCTTCATGTTCCTCATCTTCGCCATTGACAAGGCAATTAAAGCTCAGTACTCGAACACAACTTACTACAAGAGCGTCCCTGAGCCTCCGCTTCGCCCTTCACCTTCCATCCCTCCATGCGAGAACAAGTTCTTCGTCAAACTCCCTTGCTATGATTTTGTATGGAGCGGTGATCGCAACCCTAGAATTCGGACCATTGTTGAAGCTATCATGAACAATAACCCTGGAAGGACTATACCTCCCTCTAAG GTGAAATCCTTTAGTGATAAAGCTGCAGTGGACGAGTGGCTTTTGAACAACCCTATGCACTGTCCAGGGGCTTTGCATTTTGTGGAAAGAAGTAAAACTATCATCAGCTATGGTTTACAGACAAATTCCAcatatgttcaaaagagaggcaAATATGAAGACCCCACTTTTGCATTTCAACTTCCGCTTCAGCTTGCTGCAGAGCGAGAAATAGCTAGGAACCTGATTGGAG ACTCGAACTTCAGCTGGAATGTCTTTTTGAGGGAGTTTGCACACCCAGCCACGGCACCTTTCTCAACAGTGAGTTCCGTAGGTCCAACATTTTTCCTTGCGATTGCCATGTTCAATTTTGTGCTTCAGATGAGTTCTTTGGTTACAGAAAAAGAGCTTAAACTTCGCCAG GCAATGACTATGATGGGACTTTATGATTCTGCTTACTGGTTGTCCTGGCTCATCTGGGAGGCATTCATTACTCTCCTGTCATCCCTTCTCGTAGTTCTCTTTGGAATGATGTTTCAGTTTCGTTTCTTCTTGAAAAACGATTTTCTGGtcgtgttctttgtgttcttcctATTTGAACTCAGTATG ACTGGCTTAGCTTTCATGCTATCTGCTTTCATTAGTAAATCCTCTTCAGCGACAACAGTAGGCTTCTCCATATTTATTGTTGGCTTTGTGACTCAG CTTGTTACACAAGCAGGATTTCCTTATTCAGATAGCATTTCCAAGACTTTCCGAATAATTTGGTCTTTCTTTCCGCCCAATCCCTTTGCTCAAGCTCTATATATTCTTTCTGAGGCGGTCTCAACTTCTGAAGTTCATGGTATTCGATGGAGTAAACGGGGACAATGTGGTCCTGACGATGAAGACTGTGTGATTACAATT AATGACATTTATCAATGGCTCTTAGCTACATTCGTTTTGTGGTTTGTTCTGGCCATCTACTTCGACAACATAATCCCCAATGCATCTGGTGTGAGGAAATCGATGTTATACTTTCTAAATCCGAATTATTGGATGGGAAGAGGAGGCCAAAATGTGAAAG AGGGTGGGGTTTGTAGTTGCTGCATAGTTTCAGTGCCTCGTCAAGAGCATGTTACACCAGATGATCAAGATGTCCTTGAAGAACAAAATACTGTcaaaagacaaataacagaaggtGTGGTTGATGCAAATGTTGCTGTTCAGATACGTGGCCTTGCAAAGACATATCCTGGTGCTTGTAATATTGGTTGCTGCTGTAAATGTAAAAGAACTAAACCTTACAATGCCGTTAAG GATTTATGGGTGAACTTTGAAAGGGATCAACTATTTTGTCTTTTAGGACCTAATGGAGCGGGTAAAACTACGGTTATTAATTGTTTGACAGGGATAACTCCAGCAACTGATggagatg CATTGATTTATGGACATTCCATCCGTAGCTCCACTGGCATGTCAAATATTCAAAAGCTTATAGGAGTATGTCCCCAG TTTGATATCTTGTGGGATGCACTGTCCGGCGAAGAGCATCTTCAACTCTTTGCTACTATCAAGGGCCTAACCCCAAGTTCCATCAACTCA attaccCAAACATCACTGGCAGAGGTGAGACTCACTGATTCGGCAAAAGTGAGAGCGGGAAGTTACAGTGGAGGAATGAAACGTCGACTCAGTGTTGCAATTTCCCTTATTGGTGACCCTAAATTGGTTGTTTTGGATGAACCA actACTGGTATGGATCCAATAACAAGGAGGCACGTATGGGACATAATTGAGAATGCTAAAAGAGGTCGTGCCATTGTCCTTACCACACACTCTATGGAAGAAGCTGACATTCTCAGTGACCGAATAGGAATCATGGCAAAGGGAAAGCTTCGCTGCATTGGCACCGCAATCAGATTGAAGTCACGCTTTGGAACTGGTTTCATTGCTAATATCAGCTTCTATGGAAACAATGTTGAAAGTCGTACAGACAATAGGGATGCTGTTTCTACGGTACATCAGGAGGCTGTGAAGCAATTCTTTAAGAAT CATTTAGATGTAGTGCCAAAGGAAGAGAACAACAACTTCATCACTTTTGTGATTCCTCATGACAAAGAGGGGCTCCTGACA AATTTTTTCGCGGAGCTCCAAGATAGAGAAGAAGAATTTGGCATATCTGACATTCAGCTTGGTCTGACAACTCTAGAAGAAGTTTTCCTGAATATTGCAAAGCAAGCAGAGCTAGAAAGCGCTGCTGCTGATGGGACCCTAGTAACTTTGACCTTAACATCTGGGGAGTCTCTGCAG ATTCCTATAGGAGCTAGATTTGTTGGAATTCCAGAAACAGAGTCTGAAGAGTACCCAACAGGGGTTATGGTAGAAGTATACTGGGAGCAAGATGAATCTGGTGCTCTATGTATCTCTGGTCACTCACAAAAAGTTCCAGTTCCTTCTGGTGTTCGACTATCATCATCTGCTTCGGCAAGACACCGTAGAAATTCGCGCCGACCAGGATCAGTTCACGGGGTTATAATTGATCCTAGCCAAGTTAGTTCAGTCAGGTTTCAATGA